GCGACCATCGCAAGCTGGGACGCGAACTCGGCCTCTTCATGTTCCATCAGTGGGCGCCGGGCGCGGCGTTCTGGCTGCCGAAAGGAACGGCGCTTTACAACACGCTGGCGAACTACATGCGCGACGTGCTTTTTCCGGCCGGCTATGTCGAAGTCAAAGCACCTCTGATATTCAACAAGGCGCTGTGGGAGACCTCCGGGCATTGGGCGCACTACCGCCAGAATATGTTCCAGATCGAATCCGAGAATGAGGAAATGGCCGTCAAGGCGATGAATTGCCCCGGGCACATGCTCATCTTCGGCAGCGAAGTCCGCAGCTACCGGGATTTGCCGCTTCGGCTTCACGAGCAAACCCCGCTGCATCGCAACGAGGCCTCGGGTGTGCTTTCCGGTCTGACGCGGGTTCGCCAGTTCTCGCAGGACGACGCGCACTGCTTCGTGACACGGGAGCAGATCGGCGAAGAAGTCGAACATCTGATCCGGCTCGTCCAGCGCGTCTATGGCGACCTGGGCCTGCCGTTCACCGCCAAGCTTTCGACCATGCCCGACGAGCACATGGGCGATGAGGCCACCTGGCAGCAGGCGGAATCGGAGCTGAAGGGCGCCATGGATCGCGCGGGCATTCTATACGCCATCAATGAGAAAGACGGCGCTTTCTACGGACC
This DNA window, taken from Terriglobia bacterium, encodes the following:
- the thrS gene encoding threonine--tRNA ligase, giving the protein DHRKLGRELGLFMFHQWAPGAAFWLPKGTALYNTLANYMRDVLFPAGYVEVKAPLIFNKALWETSGHWAHYRQNMFQIESENEEMAVKAMNCPGHMLIFGSEVRSYRDLPLRLHEQTPLHRNEASGVLSGLTRVRQFSQDDAHCFVTREQIGEEVEHLIRLVQRVYGDLGLPFTAKLSTMPDEHMGDEATWQQAESELKGAMDRAGILYAINEKDGAFYGPKIDFDVTDAIGRKWQCATIQLDYQMPERFGLKYIGADNTEHTPVVIHRAIFGSFERFIAILIEHYVGAFPVWLAPVQAMLIPIADRHAAYCKQVQEKLTAAGLRAEIDSSVERMNAKIRNAQMQKIPYMLVVGDREQEQGAVAVRLRTGEDLKTKPLDEFLAIAKEAINTKK